One genomic segment of Cystobacter fuscus DSM 2262 includes these proteins:
- a CDS encoding TolC family protein: MNRLLLTAAVCLSAMGCATMSPERGHAELGALVQERVQVSTGWEKGTPPAEAVRERVHALLQEGLTREEAVRLALVNNPGLQASYESLGVSQADMVEAGLLRNPTLGAAVGFPNTPGVGPRLEFSLVQEVLDLFMLPARKQIARQQFEADVLRTAHEALAVVAETREAYTAVQAADKLLRYQTQLVAVFSAAAELARMQHEAGNIPELDLSLARAAWQEARVGLAREELALVESRERLNRMLGLWGGDTEWTVSEPLPEPPAEEPSLEHLERLAIERRLDIDAARKDVALMEKGVSLARGSRFFGTVEVGVDAERESDGLRLIGPSLVLELPLFNQRQALIGGLEARQRQAERKLAQLSVDARSEVRQRRAALQTARRLVEHYKMELLPVRRRVVEQSQLQYNAMVLSPFQLLEARQEEVRTYREYVETLRDYWNARNALENAVGGRLTDDVGEKR; the protein is encoded by the coding sequence ATGAACCGCCTCCTGCTCACGGCGGCCGTCTGCCTGTCCGCCATGGGCTGCGCGACGATGTCTCCCGAGCGGGGACACGCGGAGCTCGGAGCCCTGGTGCAGGAGCGGGTGCAAGTGTCCACGGGCTGGGAGAAGGGCACGCCTCCGGCCGAGGCCGTGCGCGAGCGCGTCCACGCCCTCCTCCAGGAGGGACTCACGCGCGAGGAGGCCGTGCGCCTGGCGCTCGTGAACAACCCGGGGCTCCAGGCCTCCTACGAATCGCTCGGCGTCTCCCAGGCGGACATGGTGGAGGCGGGGCTGTTGCGCAACCCCACGCTGGGCGCGGCGGTTGGCTTCCCGAACACGCCAGGTGTCGGCCCCCGCCTCGAGTTCTCCCTCGTGCAGGAAGTGCTCGATCTCTTCATGCTCCCGGCGCGCAAGCAGATCGCCCGGCAGCAGTTCGAGGCGGACGTGCTGCGCACCGCCCATGAGGCGCTGGCCGTGGTGGCCGAGACGCGCGAGGCCTATACGGCGGTCCAGGCGGCCGACAAGCTGCTGCGCTACCAGACGCAGCTCGTGGCCGTCTTCTCGGCCGCGGCCGAGCTGGCGCGGATGCAGCACGAGGCGGGCAACATCCCCGAGCTGGATCTCTCCCTCGCGCGCGCCGCCTGGCAGGAGGCCCGCGTGGGCCTCGCCCGGGAGGAGCTGGCGCTCGTGGAGAGCCGGGAGCGGTTGAACCGGATGCTCGGGCTGTGGGGCGGGGACACGGAGTGGACCGTGAGCGAGCCCCTGCCCGAGCCGCCCGCCGAGGAGCCCTCCCTGGAGCACCTGGAGCGGCTCGCGATCGAGCGCCGCCTGGACATCGACGCCGCGCGCAAGGACGTGGCGTTGATGGAGAAGGGCGTCTCGCTGGCGCGCGGCTCGCGCTTCTTCGGCACGGTGGAGGTGGGCGTGGACGCCGAGCGTGAGTCGGACGGGCTGCGCCTCATCGGCCCGAGCCTCGTGTTGGAGCTGCCCCTGTTCAACCAGCGGCAGGCTCTCATCGGCGGGCTGGAGGCGCGGCAGCGCCAGGCCGAGCGGAAGCTGGCGCAACTGTCGGTCGATGCCCGCTCCGAGGTGCGGCAGCGGAGGGCGGCGCTGCAGACGGCACGGCGGTTGGTGGAGCACTACAAGATGGAGTTGTTGCCCGTGCGCCGGCGGGTCGTGGAGCAGTCGCAGCTCCAATACAACGCCATGGTGTTGAGCCCGTTCCAACTCCTCGAGGCCCGACAAGAGGAGGTGCGGACGTATCGGGAGTACGTGGAGACGCTGCGGGATTACTGGAACGCCCGGAACGCCCTGGAGAACGCGGTGGGTGGCCGGCTGACGGACGACGTGGGAGAGAAGCGATGA
- a CDS encoding heavy metal-binding domain-containing protein, producing the protein MSLSMKLLTGALALGLSACALGAAERAPSLLDPSNPAASESPMRAMLALHGSPAAAPPPATLSQAEPPPDAGTPSKDLYVCPMHRDVTSHEPGRCPKCGMKLVLQAPPAPKESASREAPAPGASSMQGGSP; encoded by the coding sequence ATGTCTCTTTCGATGAAGCTGCTGACCGGCGCCCTGGCGCTCGGTCTGTCCGCGTGCGCCCTGGGCGCCGCGGAGCGTGCCCCTTCCTTGCTGGATCCCTCCAACCCCGCGGCGTCCGAGTCCCCCATGCGGGCCATGCTCGCCCTGCACGGCTCGCCCGCCGCCGCTCCTCCTCCCGCCACGCTGTCCCAGGCCGAGCCCCCCCCGGATGCCGGAACGCCGTCCAAGGATCTCTACGTGTGTCCCATGCACCGGGACGTCACCTCGCACGAGCCGGGACGCTGCCCGAAGTGCGGGATGAAGCTCGTGCTCCAGGCCCCTCCCGCGCCGAAGGAGAGCGCCTCCCGGGAGGCGCCGGCGCCGGGCGCGTCCTCCATGCAGGGTGGTTCCCCATGA